From Nocardia sp. XZ_19_385, the proteins below share one genomic window:
- a CDS encoding DNA sulfur modification protein DndB, with protein sequence MSIQTTEYATEINRGLGDPLRVLELSPSRLLTTMPWGQLARIVPDPRKAENTKALRFLSKDERDQAETRNEVQRNIKSTKKAENAKAYARYLAEVLRGDRDQRWATPPFALWVRRPLDVVQLPSTFGVDSIAYLPWDVSGVLVDAETQHLAHFLLREDPDAYGISSEQTNGRLVGVEIYHGMDLVAARQIFHDRNLLGVIPNKTVALASDSANVATRITLALLDKIEVRVGAKVVNLKDLVSVRQRQLGASDTEWMTLSTLRSFVITMIFGKAGFDKTSGPLPALPEGCTEEIALAEIQAALSELLTRFASAFERRTTTVIASPAVFSALGAVAHRTASWNKDPQQSLSVNAMLELLVDVHWERDARYWDGTAGKLTASGAFSLAGGVKDNGSKTTSALADPTSPRYEWIRHGRSDFLI encoded by the coding sequence GTGAGTATTCAGACGACAGAATATGCGACCGAGATCAATCGCGGTCTGGGAGACCCCTTGCGGGTACTTGAGCTTAGCCCGAGCCGGCTGCTCACGACTATGCCGTGGGGGCAGCTCGCGCGCATCGTGCCGGACCCGCGCAAAGCTGAGAACACCAAGGCGCTCCGTTTCCTGTCGAAGGACGAGCGCGATCAGGCGGAGACCCGCAATGAAGTTCAGCGCAACATCAAGTCCACGAAGAAGGCTGAGAACGCCAAGGCGTATGCGCGCTACCTGGCAGAAGTCCTTCGGGGCGATCGTGACCAGCGCTGGGCCACCCCTCCTTTCGCCCTCTGGGTCCGTAGGCCGCTCGACGTTGTCCAATTGCCGAGCACGTTCGGAGTCGACAGCATCGCATATCTTCCGTGGGACGTCAGCGGCGTGCTTGTGGATGCTGAGACTCAGCATCTCGCCCACTTCCTATTGCGCGAAGATCCTGACGCGTACGGGATTTCGAGCGAGCAGACGAACGGGCGGTTGGTCGGAGTCGAGATCTATCACGGGATGGATCTCGTGGCCGCACGTCAGATTTTTCATGATCGGAACCTGCTCGGCGTAATCCCCAATAAGACCGTCGCGTTGGCCTCCGACTCTGCCAACGTCGCGACCAGGATCACATTGGCGCTGCTCGACAAGATCGAGGTGCGGGTCGGTGCCAAGGTTGTCAACCTGAAGGATCTGGTTTCTGTGCGCCAGCGGCAACTCGGTGCATCCGACACCGAATGGATGACTTTGTCGACCTTGCGATCGTTTGTGATCACAATGATTTTCGGCAAGGCCGGATTCGACAAGACCAGCGGACCCCTCCCCGCGCTCCCGGAAGGCTGCACCGAGGAGATCGCACTCGCAGAGATCCAAGCGGCCCTCAGCGAGCTCCTGACACGGTTCGCTAGCGCATTCGAGCGGCGCACGACAACGGTAATCGCATCGCCGGCAGTGTTCTCGGCGCTCGGTGCCGTCGCGCATCGCACTGCCTCGTGGAACAAGGATCCGCAGCAGTCGTTGAGTGTCAACGCGATGCTGGAGCTACTTGTTGACGTGCACTGGGAACGGGACGCGCGCTACTGGGACGGAACTGCCGGAAAGCTCACGGCGAGCGGGGCCTTTTCACTGGCTGGCGGAGTCAAAGATAACGGATCGAAAACCACATCCGCTCTGGCTGATCCGACATCTCCACGATATGAGTGGATCCGGCATGGCCGTTCGGACTTCCTGATCTGA
- the fahA gene encoding fumarylacetoacetase, producing the protein MTRIEVAQESQFGPDNLPYGVFASKHGPYRVGVRLGDSVIDLAVALDDPIFAAASLNPFLAQGPQRWREVRERVRLLADNEIPDAAVHSLVDVDMKLPVQVGDYVDFYASIDHATNLGRLFRPDSEPLLPNWRHLPVGYHGRAGTVVVSGTDIVRPRGQRRTDSGAPDFGPSKRLDIEAELGFVVGVGSELGQPIDIENFGEHVFGVALVNDWSARDIQAWEYQPLGPFLGKSFATSLSAWITPMAALESARIPLPVQEPAPLPYLHAADPWGLDIALTVQWDGAEVSNPPYSRMYWSPAQMLAHLTANGASTRTGDLYASGTISGPEPDQRGSFIELSWGGSESIQVNGQKRTFLEDGDEIVITASAPGPDAGRIGLGEVRGRIRAAHD; encoded by the coding sequence ATGACGCGGATCGAGGTAGCGCAGGAATCGCAGTTCGGGCCGGACAACCTGCCCTATGGCGTATTCGCATCGAAGCACGGGCCGTATCGCGTAGGTGTCCGGCTGGGCGATTCGGTCATCGATCTCGCTGTGGCACTGGATGATCCGATCTTCGCGGCGGCGAGCCTGAATCCGTTCCTGGCGCAGGGGCCGCAGCGCTGGCGTGAGGTGCGCGAACGGGTGCGGTTGCTCGCCGACAACGAAATCCCGGACGCGGCCGTGCATTCGCTCGTCGACGTCGACATGAAGCTGCCGGTACAGGTCGGCGACTACGTCGACTTCTATGCCAGCATCGATCACGCCACCAATCTGGGCCGGTTGTTCCGGCCGGATTCCGAACCGCTGCTGCCGAATTGGCGGCATCTGCCGGTCGGATATCACGGCCGCGCCGGCACCGTGGTGGTGTCCGGCACCGATATCGTCCGGCCCCGCGGTCAACGCCGGACCGATTCGGGCGCACCGGATTTCGGACCGTCGAAACGCCTGGACATCGAGGCGGAACTGGGCTTCGTCGTCGGCGTGGGCTCCGAGCTGGGGCAGCCCATCGATATCGAGAACTTCGGGGAGCACGTCTTCGGTGTCGCCCTGGTCAACGACTGGTCGGCCCGCGACATCCAGGCCTGGGAGTACCAGCCGCTCGGCCCGTTCCTCGGCAAGTCCTTCGCCACCTCGCTGTCGGCGTGGATAACCCCCATGGCCGCACTGGAATCCGCGCGGATTCCGCTGCCCGTCCAGGAGCCCGCACCGCTGCCCTACCTGCACGCGGCCGACCCGTGGGGCCTGGATATCGCCCTGACCGTGCAATGGGACGGCGCGGAGGTCTCCAACCCGCCGTACTCCCGGATGTACTGGTCACCGGCGCAAATGCTGGCCCACCTCACCGCCAACGGGGCCTCGACCCGCACCGGCGATCTCTACGCGTCGGGCACCATCTCCGGCCCGGAGCCGGACCAGCGCGGTTCTTTCATCGAATTGTCTTGGGGTGGAAGCGAATCCATTCAGGTTAACGGACAGAAGCGCACCTTCCTGGAAGACGGCGACGAAATCGTCATCACCGCGTCGGCGCCCGGCCCGGATGCCGGGCGCATCGGACTCGGCGAGGTCCGCGGTCGCATCCGGGCCGCGCACGACTGA
- a CDS encoding lipase family protein: MSVIKGDRTRRGSSRVVAAMMGVAVAVAATLLTGGVTAAPAAAVPPPSQDAFYQPPAGFEATEPGTVLKSREVRLAVITVLPLNVRSWQLMYRTTDLFEQPTVAVSTVILPAGADPNRSRPLVSLQFYYDSASPDCAPSFVLQQGAGLPGLEGIHSQSELIALAALISQGWAVSIPDYEGLEGHLAVAKEPGYMTLDGIRAAERFEPLGLDGVNTPVAMWGYSGGGMGSGWAAEMQPSYAPELNVKGVALGAPTSDVVSLLHTNGSMFSSLVGIGMASLSKAYPSFKEATYRHLTPEGRAFLDRINSQCLPRNAVTTMFVDYQRLLTIPIKDFLALPEIKEVFDSTVLGRNTPTAPIFLYQGVFDEAVPVWTNDRLSQQWCAAGASVVYKRDHLSEHLTLPSLGMADTFNWLKSRLAPNAPEQVGCRTENTVSMLADFNALLSQIEINLNATFGALGFPIGPRER, from the coding sequence GTGTCAGTGATCAAAGGAGATCGGACTCGACGCGGCAGCTCGCGCGTCGTCGCGGCCATGATGGGGGTGGCCGTCGCCGTCGCAGCCACGCTGCTCACCGGCGGGGTGACCGCCGCGCCCGCCGCCGCGGTGCCGCCGCCGTCGCAAGACGCGTTCTATCAACCGCCGGCGGGCTTCGAAGCGACCGAACCCGGCACCGTGCTGAAGTCCCGGGAAGTGCGGCTCGCGGTGATCACCGTGCTGCCGCTGAACGTGCGCTCCTGGCAGCTGATGTACCGCACCACCGATCTTTTCGAGCAGCCGACCGTGGCCGTGAGCACGGTGATCCTGCCCGCCGGCGCCGATCCGAACCGGTCCCGGCCGCTGGTCTCGCTGCAGTTCTACTACGACAGCGCCAGTCCCGATTGCGCGCCGTCGTTCGTGCTGCAGCAGGGCGCGGGCCTGCCCGGCCTGGAGGGTATCCACTCGCAGAGTGAACTGATCGCCCTCGCCGCCCTGATCAGTCAGGGCTGGGCCGTCTCCATCCCGGATTACGAAGGGCTGGAAGGACATCTGGCGGTCGCCAAGGAACCCGGCTACATGACCCTGGACGGGATCCGGGCCGCCGAGCGGTTCGAGCCGCTGGGCCTGGACGGGGTGAATACGCCGGTCGCGATGTGGGGCTACTCCGGCGGCGGCATGGGTTCGGGCTGGGCCGCGGAAATGCAGCCGAGCTACGCGCCGGAACTCAACGTGAAGGGAGTCGCGCTCGGCGCCCCCACCTCGGACGTGGTGTCGCTGCTGCACACCAACGGGTCGATGTTCTCCAGCCTGGTCGGCATCGGCATGGCCTCGCTGTCCAAGGCCTACCCCTCCTTCAAAGAGGCCACCTACCGGCACCTGACCCCGGAGGGCCGGGCGTTCCTGGACCGCATCAACTCCCAGTGCCTGCCGCGCAACGCGGTGACCACGATGTTCGTGGATTACCAACGGCTGCTGACGATTCCGATCAAGGACTTCCTGGCGCTGCCGGAGATCAAAGAGGTCTTCGACTCGACGGTGCTCGGCCGCAACACCCCGACCGCGCCGATCTTTCTGTACCAGGGCGTTTTCGACGAAGCGGTGCCGGTGTGGACCAATGACCGGCTGTCCCAGCAGTGGTGTGCCGCAGGCGCTTCCGTGGTCTACAAACGCGACCACCTCAGCGAGCACCTGACCCTGCCCTCGCTCGGCATGGCCGACACGTTCAACTGGCTGAAGTCCCGCCTGGCGCCGAACGCACCCGAGCAGGTGGGCTGCCGCACCGAGAACACGGTGTCCATGCTGGCCGACTTCAACGCGCTGCTCAGCCAGATCGAAATCAACCTGAACGCCACCTTCGGCGCGCTGGGCTTCCCGATCGGCCCGCGCGAACGGTGA
- a CDS encoding VOC family protein, with protein sequence MQKIVTNLWYDTQAEEAAEFYCSLFPDAKIVDVQRYSEAGPREAGLVMTVDFELAGQRFTAINGGGDYHYTHAMSLLVNCDSQAEVDRLWDALLADGGQEIECGWLNDKYGIPWQIWPAEANELMTGDPEAVNRAMKAMLGMRKLDVQAMRDAYENKAS encoded by the coding sequence ATGCAGAAAATCGTCACGAACCTCTGGTACGACACCCAGGCCGAAGAGGCCGCCGAGTTCTACTGTTCGCTGTTCCCGGACGCCAAGATCGTCGACGTGCAGCGCTACAGCGAAGCCGGCCCGCGCGAAGCCGGCCTCGTCATGACCGTCGACTTCGAACTCGCCGGCCAGCGCTTCACCGCCATCAACGGCGGCGGCGACTACCACTACACCCACGCCATGTCGCTGCTGGTCAACTGCGACAGCCAGGCCGAGGTCGACCGCCTCTGGGATGCCCTGCTCGCCGACGGCGGCCAGGAAATCGAATGCGGCTGGCTCAACGACAAGTACGGCATCCCCTGGCAGATCTGGCCGGCCGAAGCCAACGAACTCATGACCGGCGACCCGGAAGCCGTCAACCGCGCTATGAAGGCCATGCTCGGCATGCGCAAGCTCGATGTTCAGGCCATGCGCGACGCCTACGAGAACAAGGCCAGCTGA
- a CDS encoding TetR/AcrR family transcriptional regulator has protein sequence MTRSNSAARPAPASNQAPARRRIRGLDAEQRSAQRRSQLLDSATELFAAQSFSGTSIEQICQHAFVGTKGFYDHFDSKEACYIALLEQVTVQIQDRVAAVAATVADRPRPERIAAVLAEFVHAIADDRRLAKVTFGEAGGISPTVEKQRRGNRRWAAAFLERQWSDEPNPDRASLALALATVGGMFELVADWLHHHDDGGAPDAADILIGDLIRFVAVVDAGRAASAS, from the coding sequence ATGACCCGCAGCAACTCCGCCGCGCGGCCGGCCCCAGCCAGTAACCAGGCCCCGGCGCGGCGCCGGATCCGTGGCCTCGACGCCGAACAGCGCAGCGCGCAACGACGCAGCCAACTGCTGGATTCCGCCACCGAACTGTTCGCCGCGCAGAGCTTTTCGGGTACCTCGATCGAGCAGATCTGTCAGCACGCGTTCGTCGGGACCAAGGGCTTCTACGATCATTTCGACAGCAAGGAAGCCTGCTATATCGCGCTGCTGGAACAGGTGACGGTGCAGATTCAGGATCGGGTCGCGGCCGTGGCCGCCACGGTCGCCGATCGGCCGCGACCGGAGCGCATCGCCGCGGTGCTGGCGGAATTCGTGCACGCCATCGCCGACGACCGCCGGCTGGCCAAGGTCACCTTCGGGGAAGCCGGCGGAATCTCGCCGACTGTGGAGAAACAGCGCCGCGGCAACCGGCGCTGGGCTGCCGCTTTCCTGGAACGGCAGTGGTCGGACGAGCCGAACCCGGACCGCGCGAGCCTGGCGCTCGCCCTCGCGACGGTCGGCGGCATGTTCGAGCTGGTCGCCGACTGGCTGCACCACCACGACGACGGCGGCGCCCCGGACGCGGCCGACATCCTGATCGGGGACCTCATCCGGTTCGTCGCCGTCGTCGACGCCGGTCGGGCGGCTAGCGCCTCCTGA